The Helianthus annuus cultivar XRQ/B chromosome 16, HanXRQr2.0-SUNRISE, whole genome shotgun sequence genome includes a window with the following:
- the LOC110920107 gene encoding inositol-tetrakisphosphate 1-kinase 1 produces the protein MPESKAEKPCIFRVGYALPTRKTDAFMVEPFITYAKQRYIEFIPIDTTKPLTEQGPFDCIIHKLYGHEWNHNLEHFFNTNPNATIIDRPSAIQRLHNRISMLEPIAQLNIPNINIPSQLLIQDLDSFKNIQTADQTIYTTNQTLTRLTFPLIAKPLLADGSTNAHNMSLVLNHAGLTKGLKLDPPMVLQQFVNHGGVIFKVYVAGEYVKCVKRSSLPDVSSEMMEKMELEYPGGVMSFSQISSAVIAGDDAWDGDKKSEKPKMPEPEFVVEVANGLREALGLHLFNFDMIKDDKSDGYLVVDINYFPGYEKLPLYESVMVDFFLDVKKSQEEKKKMRENENKNVDDHDPTQA, from the coding sequence ATGCCAGAATCCAAAGCAGAAAAACCTTGTATTTTTCGAGTGGGTTACGCGTTACCCACAAGAAAAACCGATGCATTCATGGTGGAACCATTCATCACATACGCAAAACAAAGATACATTGAATTCATCCCAATAGACACCACCAAACCACTAACCGAACAAGGTCCATTTGATTGCATAATTCACAAACTATACGGTCATGAATGGAACCACAACCTCGAACACTTCTTCAACACCAACCCTAACGCCACCATCATCGACCGCCCCTCGGCCATCCAACGCCTCCACAACCGCATCTCAATGCTCGAACCAATCGCCCAACTCAACATCCCCAACATCAACATCCCAAGCCAACTTCTCATTCAAGATTTAGACTCTTTCAAAAACATTCAAACCGCGGACCAAACTATTTATACAACTAACCAAACATTAACTAGATTAACATTTCCACTTATAGCAAAGCCTTTGTTGGCTGATGGGTCCACCAACGCACACAACATGTCATTAGTACTTAACCATGCAGGGTTAACCAAAGGGCTCAAACTAGACCCACCCATGGTGCTTCAACAGTTTGTTAACCATGGTGGTGTAATCTTTAAGGTTTACGTAGCCGGGGAGTATGTAAAGTGTGTGAAAAGGAGCTCGTTACCGGATGTTTCAAGCGAGATGATGGAGAAGATGGAATTGGAATATCCCGGTGGAGTTATGAGTTTTTCTCAGATTTCAAGTGCTGTGATTGCTGGTGATGATGCATGGGATGGTGATAAAAAGTCCGAGAAGCCGAAAATGCCGGAACCGGAGTTTGTTGTTGAGGTGGCTAATGGATTGAGAGAGGCTCTTGGGTTGCATCTTTTTAACTttgatatgattaaggatgataAGAGTGATGGGTATCTTGTGGTTGATATAAATTACTTTCCGGGTTATGAGAAGTTACCATTATATGAATCTGTGATGGTTGATTTCTTCTTGGATGTAAAGAAATCAcaggaagaaaagaagaagatgagggagaatgagaacaagaatgttgATGATCATGACCCAACACAAGCTTAG